ATCAGTGGCGCCAGCCAGGTCTGGGCCCGGTCCTGCGCCCGGTATCCGGAGCCGAGTCCGGCGATGGTGCGCAGCAGCATCCGCAGCACCTGCCAGGTCCGGAAGACCAGGGCGGAGTACAGCCCGCGCGGCACGACCAGGGTGCGCAGGATACTGGCGAAGGTGAACAGCAGCAGCAGCGCGCCGAACAGTCCGGAGATCAACCTCATGGGGGACATTGTCACCGGGGCGGGCGGCCCGACCGCGCACGGCACGGCCACTGCGTGCCGCGCCGGGCGCCGGGCGTGGCGGCGGAGGTGGCGGCGGGCTTGGCGGCGGGCTTGGCAGCGGGCTCGGCAGCGGACGCAGCGCGGGCTGCTCACCCTGCACCGCGCGGTGTACCGGGCCACCGGCGGCGTGGTGGGCGCGTGGTACTTCGGGATGCCGGTCCTGCTGCTCGGCACCAGGGGTCGGCGCACCGGGCGGACGCGGGTGGCCGGGCTGGTCTTCGCCCGGGACGGGGGCCGCTATGTCGTCGGCGCGAGCGACAACGGGGCGCCGCACCACCCGGGCTGGTACTACAACCTGATGGAGTCGGGAGAGGGAGTGGTGCGGTACCGCCGGACGGTGCAGCGGGTACGCGCCGCCGAGGTCGGTGCGGCGGAGTGTGAGCGGGCCCGGCTCTGGGGGCTGCTGTTGGAGGTCTACCCGGGCTTCGCGGAGCACCAGGCCCTGGCGGGCCGGCTGATTCCGGTGGTCGTGCTGACTCCCGAGCTGACGCCCGTGCTGACGCCCGTGCTGACTCCCGAGCCGGGGCCCGGGTCGGGGCCCGGGTCGGGCTAGGCCGAGGCGACCCAGGCCATCCGGGTCTCCTCGGCGATGCCGCGGGCTATGTCCGCGGCGGTCCCGGCGGGGAGACCCGCGGTCTGGCTGCGACGGGCGTGCAGGGCGAGGCGGTCCGCGCCCTCGTTCAGTGGATGACCGCTGTGCCCGCGCACCCAGCGCAGTTGGACCGGGCCGGGACGCTGCGCCAGCAGGTCGCGGATCGCGTGCAGGGCCACCCGCGCGTGCCCCGTGCGCGCCGAGGGATCGCGCCACGCGCCTTCGCCGCGCAGCGGTCGCAGGTCGTGGACCAGCCGTATCGCGGCCCGGCTGTCACAGTGCACCGTGACCGGCTGGGCCGCCGGTATCGCAGCCAGCAGGGCGCGAAGCGCGCACAGTTCGGCGTGGACCGGCTCGCGGCAGCTGACCCGGCCGAAGCCGAAGTCGCCGCCGGAGGTGACCCACCCCCAGCCGCCCTGCTGGGCATGGCGGCTGAAGGAGCCGTCGGTGGCCGCCTGGATCGGTGGCCAGCCGATGCCGACCTCGTCCAGGGCGTGTTCGGCGGCCCGCTCCGCAGCGTTGATGAGGTGCCGTCCGCCGACCATCGACCGGGCGGACGCCGGAACCAGTGACGGCAGGCAGGCCGCGAGTTGGTTCAGGGCCTGGAGCAGGGAGGGGTCCTTGCTCAGCAGCAGGTAGGTCACGCCCGGTGCCCGGCCGACCGCTGTACCGGACTGGGCGGCCGGGGTGCGGTCGACGGCCGGGACGGCGTCCCCGCCCGTGGCCAGGAGCGCGCCGAGCGCGTCGAGGACCGCCGCGGTGCCGTCGCCGCCGTTCGCGGTCACGCCGCTGCGGACGGCGCCGTGCTCGTCCGTGAGCGCCCAGGCCCAGCGGCCTTCGCGGAAGGCCGTGGCCAGCGCGCAGAAGACCGATCCGGGGCGGCCCACCGGTTGCGGCGCGGTTCGCGCCGGGATGCCCAAGGGGCTGGGATGCATGGCTCGGTCCTCCTGGTCCGCTCGGCACCGCGGCCCGGCGCGTCCGCCGCGACTCCGGGCACACTCACACTGTGCCCCCAGCCACCGACAGTCGTCGCCCCCTCGGTCGGAACCCGTCGGCGGATTCGGCTGATTCCTGGATCACGGGGGCAGAGCGGCGCAGTGCGGCGGGCCCGCGCGCCGTCGTCGTCCGGGCGATGCGCCCTTCGGCAGCCCCCGGAACCTTGCCGAGGACTTCCCGACGCTGGTCCACGGTGCGGTGGCCTACTCGCCGTCGGCCCAGGTCAACCCGAGCTTCCCGGACGGAACCGGCAATGCCTGGAGCCTGGCCGGAAAGCCGGTCCCGCCGGGGGCCGTCCCGCTGCAGCGGGTGAGCGGACCGGTCCTGGCCGTCGCCGGCGCGTCTGGCAGTCCGCGACCTGGGCCCGGCAGATCGTCACCGAACTCGACGCGGACCACGACCCCTATCCCCACCAGGCGCTGGTCTACCCCGGGGCCGGGCACGAGGTCGGGACCGTCCCCTACCTCTCCGAGCAGACCACGGTGATGAACCCCACCAGCTTCGCCGAGGAGAACCTCTGCGGCAGCCGCGCGGGCGACGCCACTGCCCAGGCCGAGGGCTGGCCGCAGGTCCTGGCGCTGCTGGCCGGTCTCGGGACCGGACAGCGGTAGCGGAGTCGGCGGGGAGTGGAGTCGGCGGAGGGAGCGGAGTCGGCGGGAGGGGGCGAGCAGGGTACGGGCGAGCCGGGGTCAGGCGGTCGAGGGTGAGGGCGAGGGCGCGGGCGCGTCGGCGAAGGGCAGCGGGCGTTGGAAGACGACCATGGTGCGTCCGGGGCCGTTGTAGTCCTCGACCACCGTCGCCTCGAAGCCCAGGCTGCGGTGGAAGGTGACCGAGCCGGTGTTGGCAACGGAGGTGATCGCCTTCAACCGCACGGCGCCCTCGCGCTGCGCGGCCTCCGCGAACGCCGCATAGAGGCGGCGTCCCAGCCCGGAGCCCCGGGTGTCGTCGCGGATGGCGATCAGATGGACGTAGCCGGTGCCGGTCGGGGTGACGAAGCCGACGAGGTAGCCGGCGATGCCCTCGGCGTCCCTGGCGGCCAGACAGGTCGAGCCGAACTCCTGCACCAGCGCCAGTTGGTGGAGGGGGCGAAGGTCGCGGTCGCCCCAGTAGCGGGAATGGTCCGCGAGGACCTGGTGGACGTCGGCGACCTCGGCCCGGGTGATCTGCGCTGCCGTGCGCTCCGTGCGGGCGGTTCCGGTCTGGCTGTTCTCGGTGGACATGGCAGCCATCATGGCGGGCGGACCTCAGTGCGCCGACTGGGAGGCCGCAGCCTGCGGGTGGAGGTCGGCGAGTCGCAGCAGGTGGACCGGCGGCTGCGGCAGTGCCAGGGTCGACGCGAGCACCGGTCCCGGCGAGACATGGACGAGTTCGCCGGACGCCAGCAACCGCCAGCGGGGATCCTCGTCCATCCGCTCGCTGGCCACCACCACGCAGGAGCGGTCCGCCAGTTCGGCGGAGCTGGCACGCAGTCGGCGGCGGCGGTCGGCATGCTGCAGCGGCTCCCCGGGCCCGTCCCCGGGGGCGCGGCGATCGAGGACGTAGAGCTCGTGGGTGTCGGGGTAGCGGAGCGCCCACAGCCCGTCCGCATCGGCCAGAAGCAGATTGAGGCAGTACAGCGGCAGCTGCTCGGCCGCCCAGCCGACGGCGGCGGTGATCCCGGCACCGACGTCGCCGCCGTGTCGGTGCACCTCCTCGGTGAGGAGGGCGAAGAACCGCTCGGAGTCGGTCTGGCCGTGGACCGTGCGTGCGACGTCGACGCCCAGTTCCGTGAGCCGGGCGTCCAGCAGGTCGAGGCCTCCGACGACGCCGTTGTGCGCGAACAGCCGCCCGTCCTGCTCGAAGGGGTGGGTGTTCTCGACGGTCAGTCCGCCGGTCGAGGCGAAGCGGACGTGGGCCACGAACGTCGTCGACTCAAGCTCCCGCGCCTCCTGTGCGAACTCGGTGTCCTGCCAGGCCGCCAGCGGCTGACGGAACGTCAGCGGGCGTCCGTCCCGGTCGAACACCCCGATCCCGGTCCCGTCCGGATTCGCCCGACTCTGCGCCTCCAGGCTGTCCGGGGCACCCACCAGCCAGAAGGTTGCGCGAATCCGCTCGGGCGCGCTGCACAGACCGAAGAGGCGACACATGGTGGTGCACATCCCCCGGCAGCCTCCTGGCCAATCACCGGGAGAGCCGTCTCCTCCGCCGAACGGACGGATACCGGGTGGCGGGAGGACGTGGTTATGCTGGCACCGCGGTCGTGACTGGCGCTTGGGTGGATCACCACCGGGGAGCGATTGCCTTCGGTTCGAAGCCGCGCGCCTGGGCGACACCCCTCTCACCCCGGGACCGCCCATGACCGCACAGCCCGCCGCACAGCCCACCGGACAGCCCACCGCACGGCCCGCCGACGCATCGCTCGGCAGCGCCCGGCTCATGACCGGGACCGAGCTGGCCGCAGCCGTCGTCGAACGCTGCGCCGAAGCCGCACGCAACCTCCGCGAGACCAGTGGCGTCACCCCCTGCCTGGCCACCGTGCTGGTCGGGGACGACCCGGCCTCCGTCACCTATGTGGCGATGAAGCGCAATCGCTGCGCCCGGGCCGGCATCGAGTCCCGCCATGTCGCGCTCCCCGCCGACACCACCACGGAGGAACTGGTCGCGGCGGTGCGGGCCCTGTCCGCCGATCCCTCCGTCCACGGCATCCTGCTCCAGCACCCGGTACCGGAGCACATCGACGAGCGCGCGGCGTTCGAGGCCATCGACCCGGCCAAGGACGTCGACGGGGTGACCATGTGGTCGTTCGCGGCGATGGCCTTCGGCCTGCCCGGCTTCCACGCCTGCACGCCCGGAGGCATCGTCCGGCTGCTCGACGCCTACGGGATCGATCCCAGCGGTCGGCACGCGGTCGTGGTCGGCCGCAGTCCGATCCTCGGCAAGCCGCTGGGGATGCTGCTCCTGGCCCGGGATGCGACGGTCACCTACTGCCACTCCCGGACCGTCGGCCTGTCCGACATCATCGCCACCGCCGACATCCTGGTCGCGGCTGTGGGCCGGCCGGAGTTCATCAAGGGGGCCGACATCAAGCCCGGGGCGGTCGTCATCGACGCCGGATACAACCCTGGCAATGTGGGCGATGTCGACTTCGCGGGGGCGGCGGCCCGCGCCCGGCTGATCACGCCCGTGCCCGGCGGCGTCGGACCGATGACGATCGCCCTGCTGCTGGAGCAGACGGTGGCCGCCGCCGTTCGTCAGACGGCGACGGCCTGAGCGGGGTTGCGCGGGCCCCGGGCTGTCAGTAGCCGGCGATCGGGGCCGCCGCGTGGCTGACGGCGACGGTGTGGGTCACCCAGACGTCCTCGACCTGGACATGGAGCAGCGCCGACGTCGGCTCGGGCAGGTAGTTGGGCGTCCCCTCGTGCCGGACCAGGCCGCTCTGGAGATGGGTGCTCGGCGCGATGGCGAGGATGCTGCCGGCGAAGGGGGCGGTGATGGGTCGGTGGACGTGTCCGGCCAGCACCCGGGCGACGTTGCCGTGCCGGCCCAGCACCTCGGCCAGGGCCTTGCCGTCCTCCAACCGCATGCCGTCCAGGAACGGGATGCCGATCGGCATCGGCGGGTGGTGCAGGCAGACGATGGCCGGAGCGTCGCGCCTGCGGGCGAGGACCGTGTCCAGCCACTGGAGCTGGTCCTCGCCCAGGCGGCCGCCGCCGGAGCCGGGCACCTTGGAGTCCAGTACGACCACGGTGAAGGCCGGATGGTCCACCGCGTAGCGGGTCTGCCCACCGCCGCCGAGGAAGCCGGTGCCGGCGAAGGCCTCCACCATGGCCCCGGGTTCGTCGTGGTTGCCCGGCACCAGGTGCAGCGGCAGCGGGAAGTGCTCGATGACCTCGCGCAGCGCGGCGTACTCCTCGGGCCGGCCCCTCTCGACCAGGTCGCCCGTGATGACGACGCAGTCCGGCAGCGGGTCGAGCGCGAGCAGCCGCCCCAGCGCCCGGCCGAGACCGATGGCCGGTGCGCTGCCGAGCGGGCCGGTGGTGAGGTGGGGGTCACTGATGTGGGCGATGGATGCGGTCACCTCTGCACGATGCACCGGGCCCGGCGCGGAGGGCAACGGATCATGCTGTCGGCGTAGCCGTCAGGGCGACAGTTCGGCTATCCGGGCGAGGTCCTCGTCCGGGGCGGTGAACGTGACCAGCTTCCGGTCGGGGTCGTCGGCGAGCTGCAGCACCAGGTGCTGCAGTCGTAGCTCGCCGAGGCGGGGATGGCGCAGCCGCTTGGTGCCGGAGCTCAGCGGCACGACGTCGTGCCGGGGCCACCAGTCGCGTACCTCCGGGCTGGCCGACCGGAGGCGGTCCAGCAGCGCGGCGAAGCCGGCGTCCCCGGGATGCCGCGCCGCAGCGGCGCGGAACCGGCCGAGCAGCGCGGACGCTTCGTGCTCCCACTCGACCATCACCTCCCTGGCCTCGGGGGCGGTGAACATCCACCAGAGCTGGTTGCGGTCCTCCAGGGGGAGCGCAGGCCAGTCGGTCCACAGCGCCCGGGCGGCGCGGTTGGCCGCCAGCACGTCCCAGTAGCGGCCGGTTACGTAACTGGGGCAGGGGTCGAGCCGGTCGACGAGCGCGACGAGCGCGGCGGGGGCCGTCTCCGGCCGAGGCGGGCGCGCGACCGGCGGGACGCCGTGGACGAGCTCGTGGATGTGGACCCGCTCGGCGGCGTCGAGGCGCAGGGCGTCGGCCAGCGCATCGAGCACCTGACGGGAGGGGCGCAGTTCGCGTCCCTGCTCCAGATAGGTGTAGTAGGTCGCTGAGATCGCGGCGAGCTGGGCGACCTCCTCCCGGCGCAGCCCACGGGTGCGGCGCCGGGCGCCGGGTGGCAGCCCCACGTCAGCGGGTTGCAGGCGCTCCCGCCTGGAGCGCAGCAGATCCCCGAACTCCTGGGCCCGGTAAGCGGTTTCCGACATCCTGGCACTTCCATTACTAGGAAGAACGACCTGTGGTTACCAGTGTAGGGACAAAGCTACGGTCGCTTCATGACCACGAATTCGCACCTCCAGGAAAGCCCCGCGGCGGCTCCTGTCGCTGTCCGCAGTGAACGTGTCGTGATACCGCTGGACGACGGTTCGTCGATGGGCGGCTATCTCGCGCGGCCCTCGGTCGAGGGCGACCTCCCCGGCGTGGTCGTGGCCATGGAGCTCTTCGGCGTGGACGCCGGAGTCCGGGGCGTCTGCGATCGGCTGGCCGCGCTGGGCTTCGTCGCCCTCGCACCGGACTTCCACCACCGCACCTCTCCGGATGTCGAGCTGCCGCGCGACGAGGCCGGCCGGCAGCGGGGATTCGAACTGCTGCACAGGATGAGCCGGCCCCAGCTCCTGGTGGACGCCCGTGCTGCGGCCGACCACCTCCACCGGCTCGGCTGCGAACGGCTGAACATGGTCGGCATGAGCCTCGGTGGGCACATCGCCTGTCTGGCGGCCACCCAAATCGACTTCGAGGTCGTGGTCTCCTTCTACGGCGGCTGGCTGGCGACCACCGACATCCCGCTGAGCCGTCCGGAGCCGACCCTCGCACTCACTCCGCGGATCACCGGCCGGGTGCTCTACCTCATCGGCGAGGAGGACCATGTCGTCCCGCCCGACCAGCAGCGGGAGATCGAAACCGCGCTGCGCGAGGCCGACGGCGGCCACCAGTACGTGTCCTACCCCGGGGTGGGCCACGGCTTCCTCACCGCCGATCCGGAGACGGCGGCGGACGCCTGGGCTCGGGCCGAACGCCTGCTGACGGAGGGTCGGTCCGCCTCCTGACCCGGCGGTTCCCGGGCCGGGCGGATGGCCGGACGGGGCGGTACGGGATCCCGCCCGCTCGGAGACCGTGAGGCCGACCGGGGCGACGCCGCAGGCACGGACGAGGTGCAGCAGGAGCGAGCGGGCCGCTCTGCGGAGGCGCTGCTTCATCTCCGTCCCCTCTCTGTACAGTCGATCGAATGACTGAAATCGGAAGCCCTGACAATGGATTGGTTGTGCTGGAGCACGACTCCGGCTGGGCGGCCCGGGCCGGGGCACTGACCGAACGGCTGCGCTCCGCACTCGGACCGACGGCCCTGCGGGTGGAGCACATCGGCAGCACCGCGATTCCGGGGATGGCGGCCAAGCCGATTTTCGACGTCC
The Streptacidiphilus albus JL83 genome window above contains:
- a CDS encoding bifunctional 5,10-methylenetetrahydrofolate dehydrogenase/5,10-methenyltetrahydrofolate cyclohydrolase; this translates as MTGTELAAAVVERCAEAARNLRETSGVTPCLATVLVGDDPASVTYVAMKRNRCARAGIESRHVALPADTTTEELVAAVRALSADPSVHGILLQHPVPEHIDERAAFEAIDPAKDVDGVTMWSFAAMAFGLPGFHACTPGGIVRLLDAYGIDPSGRHAVVVGRSPILGKPLGMLLLARDATVTYCHSRTVGLSDIIATADILVAAVGRPEFIKGADIKPGAVVIDAGYNPGNVGDVDFAGAAARARLITPVPGGVGPMTIALLLEQTVAAAVRQTATA
- a CDS encoding phosphodiesterase → MTASIAHISDPHLTTGPLGSAPAIGLGRALGRLLALDPLPDCVVITGDLVERGRPEEYAALREVIEHFPLPLHLVPGNHDEPGAMVEAFAGTGFLGGGGQTRYAVDHPAFTVVVLDSKVPGSGGGRLGEDQLQWLDTVLARRRDAPAIVCLHHPPMPIGIPFLDGMRLEDGKALAEVLGRHGNVARVLAGHVHRPITAPFAGSILAIAPSTHLQSGLVRHEGTPNYLPEPTSALLHVQVEDVWVTHTVAVSHAAAPIAGY
- a CDS encoding helix-turn-helix transcriptional regulator yields the protein MSETAYRAQEFGDLLRSRRERLQPADVGLPPGARRRTRGLRREEVAQLAAISATYYTYLEQGRELRPSRQVLDALADALRLDAAERVHIHELVHGVPPVARPPRPETAPAALVALVDRLDPCPSYVTGRYWDVLAANRAARALWTDWPALPLEDRNQLWWMFTAPEAREVMVEWEHEASALLGRFRAAAARHPGDAGFAALLDRLRSASPEVRDWWPRHDVVPLSSGTKRLRHPRLGELRLQHLVLQLADDPDRKLVTFTAPDEDLARIAELSP
- a CDS encoding class II glutamine amidotransferase yields the protein MCRLFGLCSAPERIRATFWLVGAPDSLEAQSRANPDGTGIGVFDRDGRPLTFRQPLAAWQDTEFAQEARELESTTFVAHVRFASTGGLTVENTHPFEQDGRLFAHNGVVGGLDLLDARLTELGVDVARTVHGQTDSERFFALLTEEVHRHGGDVGAGITAAVGWAAEQLPLYCLNLLLADADGLWALRYPDTHELYVLDRRAPGDGPGEPLQHADRRRRLRASSAELADRSCVVVASERMDEDPRWRLLASGELVHVSPGPVLASTLALPQPPVHLLRLADLHPQAAASQSAH
- a CDS encoding dienelactone hydrolase family protein, which encodes MTTNSHLQESPAAAPVAVRSERVVIPLDDGSSMGGYLARPSVEGDLPGVVVAMELFGVDAGVRGVCDRLAALGFVALAPDFHHRTSPDVELPRDEAGRQRGFELLHRMSRPQLLVDARAAADHLHRLGCERLNMVGMSLGGHIACLAATQIDFEVVVSFYGGWLATTDIPLSRPEPTLALTPRITGRVLYLIGEEDHVVPPDQQREIETALREADGGHQYVSYPGVGHGFLTADPETAADAWARAERLLTEGRSAS
- a CDS encoding nitroreductase/quinone reductase family protein, producing MGDIVTGAGGPTAHGTATACRAGRRAWRRRWRRAWRRAWQRARQRTQRGLLTLHRAVYRATGGVVGAWYFGMPVLLLGTRGRRTGRTRVAGLVFARDGGRYVVGASDNGAPHHPGWYYNLMESGEGVVRYRRTVQRVRAAEVGAAECERARLWGLLLEVYPGFAEHQALAGRLIPVVVLTPELTPVLTPVLTPEPGPGSGPGSG
- a CDS encoding GNAT family N-acetyltransferase → MSTENSQTGTARTERTAAQITRAEVADVHQVLADHSRYWGDRDLRPLHQLALVQEFGSTCLAARDAEGIAGYLVGFVTPTGTGYVHLIAIRDDTRGSGLGRRLYAAFAEAAQREGAVRLKAITSVANTGSVTFHRSLGFEATVVEDYNGPGRTMVVFQRPLPFADAPAPSPSPSTA
- a CDS encoding acyl-CoA thioester hydrolase/BAAT C-terminal domain-containing protein gives rise to the protein MHGSVLLVRSAPRPGASAATPGTLTLCPQPPTVVAPSVGTRRRIRLIPGSRGQSGAVRRARAPSSSGRCALRQPPEPCRGLPDAGPRCGGLLAVGPGQPELPGRNRQCLEPGRKAGPAGGRPAAAGERTGPGRRRRVWQSATWARQIVTELDADHDPYPHQALVYPGAGHEVGTVPYLSEQTTVMNPTSFAEENLCGSRAGDATAQAEGWPQVLALLAGLGTGQR
- a CDS encoding RNase H family protein, with the protein product MHPSPLGIPARTAPQPVGRPGSVFCALATAFREGRWAWALTDEHGAVRSGVTANGGDGTAAVLDALGALLATGGDAVPAVDRTPAAQSGTAVGRAPGVTYLLLSKDPSLLQALNQLAACLPSLVPASARSMVGGRHLINAAERAAEHALDEVGIGWPPIQAATDGSFSRHAQQGGWGWVTSGGDFGFGRVSCREPVHAELCALRALLAAIPAAQPVTVHCDSRAAIRLVHDLRPLRGEGAWRDPSARTGHARVALHAIRDLLAQRPGPVQLRWVRGHSGHPLNEGADRLALHARRSQTAGLPAGTAADIARGIAEETRMAWVASA